In a genomic window of Mus pahari chromosome 8, PAHARI_EIJ_v1.1, whole genome shotgun sequence:
- the LOC110325788 gene encoding olfactory receptor 10G2 codes for MRRNRNTSLDTVVTDFLLLGLAHPPNLRTFLFLVFFLIYILTQLGNLLILLTVWADPKLHARPMYILLGVLSFLDMWLSSVIVPRLILNFTPASKAIAFGGCVAQLYFFHFLGSTQCFLYTLMAYDRYLAICKPLRYPVLMNGKLCTILVAGAWVAGSIHGSIQATLTFRLPYCGPNQIDYFICDIPAVLRLACADTTINELVTFVDIGVVAASCFMLILLSYANIVHAILKIRTADGRRRAFSTCGSHLTVVTVYYVPCIFIYLRAGSKSPFDGAVAVFYTVVTPLLNPLIYTLRNQEVKSALKRLTAGRGNVGGDK; via the coding sequence atgagaagaaacagaaacacatcGCTGGACACTGTGGTGACAGATTTCCTTCTCCTGGGCTTGGCTCACCCCCCAAATCTAAGAACCTTCCTCTTCCTGGTCTTCTTCCTCATTTACATCCTGACCCAGCTGGGGAACCTGCTCATCCTGCTCACTGTGTGGGCTGACCCCAAGCTGCATGCCCGCCCCATGTACATTCTTCTGGGTGTGCTCTCCTTCCTGGACATGTGGCTCTCCTCAGTCATTGTTCCTCGACTTATTTTAAACTTCACTCCCGCCAGCAAGGCTATCGCATTTGGTGGTTGTGTAGCTCAACTATATTTTTTCCACTTCCTAGGCAGCACCCAGTGCTTCCTCTACACTTTGATGGCCTATGACAGGTACCTGGCAATATGCAAGCCTCTTCGATACCCTGTGCTCATGAATGGGAAGTTGTGCACAATCCTAGTGGCTGGAGCTTGGGTGGCTGGCTCCATCCATGGGTCTATTCAAGCCACTCTGACCTTCAGATTGCCCTACTGTGGGCCCAACCAAATAGATTATTTTATCTGTGACATTCCCGCAGTGCTGAGACTGGCCTGTGCCGATACGACTATCAATGAACTGGTGACCTTTGTGGACATTGGGGTAGTGGCTGCCAGTTGCTTCATGCTGATTCTGCTCTCCTACGCCAACATAGTTCATGCCATCCTGAAGATACGCACTGCTGATGGCAGGAGGCGTGCCTTCTCCACCTGTGGCTCCCATCTCACTGTGGTCACAGTCTACTATGTCCCCTGTATTTTCATCTACCTTCGGGCAGGATCCAAGAGTCCCTTCGATGGAGCAGTTGCTGTATTTTACACTGTTGTCACTCCATTACTGAATCCCCTCATCTACACCCTGAGAAACCAGGAAGTAAAGTCTGCCCTGAAGAGGCTAACAGCAGGTAGAGGGAATGTGGGTGGAGATAAGTAG